The DNA window CAAGCGGAAGCTGTCGGGCGGTAACCTCCGCCTGGTGGTGTCGATCGCCAAGAAGTACCGCAACCGTGGCCTGTCATTCCTGGACATCATCCAGGAAGGCAACACCGGCCTGATGCGCGCCGTCGACAAGTACGAATACCGCCGCGGCTTCAAGTTCAGCACGTATGCCACCTGGTGGATTCGCCAGGCGATCACGCGAGCCATCGCCGATCATGCCCGCACCATCCGTATTCCGGTGCACATGATCGAAACGATGAGCAAGCTGCGGAACATCAGCAAGGGCCTGATGCAGGAGCTCGGCCGCGAGCCGACCATCGAAGAAATCGCCAAGAAGGCGAAGATGGCCGTCAGCGAAACCCGCCGCGTGCTGAAGATCAGCCGTCACCCGATCTCGCTCGACCGCCCGGTCGGCGAGAGCGAAGACAGCTACTTCGGCGACTTCATTGAAGACGAGAAGGCCGAGAACCCGGTCGAGTCGGCGACGCAGGAAATGCTCAAGGACAAGATCGAGCAGGTCCTTAAGACGCTGACCTATCGCGAGCGCGAGATCATCAAGCTCCGCTACGGCATCGGCGACGGCTACACCTACACGCTCGAAGAAGTGGGCCGGATCTTCAAGGTCACCCGCGAACGCGTGCGTCAGGTCGAAGCCAAGGCGATCCGCAAACTGCAGCATCCGGTCCGGGCAAGGAAGCTGGAAGGTTTCCTACCGGGCGGAGTAACGCAGTAAGTATTTCGAACGTGGTAAACACATTCGGGCGTGGTCACCTCAGGTGGCCACGCCCGTTCTGTTTATGCGTCGCGGGTCCGATTTCCTTGAGGCTTTATGCCTCAGAAGTCTTCCTTCGTCAGCCTTCCGTCCCGATTGCGGTCCAGCCGATCGAACAACGGCGGCGGGCCCTTGAACTCATCTTTTGTGACCTTGCCGTCGCTGTTGGCGTCTTCGCGGGTGCGAATCTGGTCCCAGGAAACGCCGGCGCGGCCTGCGGGCCGTGTCGCCGCCCCGGGCTGACCTCCAATCGCTCCGGGCCGCGCGACCGCCTGACTCTTTGACTCTGTTGCCAGTGGTTCGTCGGTGGCCGGTTGGGTTCCCTTGAGGTGCCGGTCGAAGAAGTCCTGCACGATCGTCTCCAACTCCGGACCGCCAAACCCCGTTCCGTGCCCGGCCCCTTCGATCGTGTGGAATCGCACCCGTACGCCGACCGACTTCAAAGCGCCGTAGAGGAGTTCGCTCTGATGATGCGCGACGGTGGGGTCCTGGTCGCCGTGCACGATCAGGAACGGCGGGTCATCTTTACTGACATAGGTGATTGGATTGGCCTTAGCGACCTTGTCCTTGTTTTCCTGGATCGCCCCGCCGATGAGGCGCGATTCCGGTGAGTCGGCAGCGTTGTGGATTGCCCTTCCCTTGTTGAGCGCGTGTGCGTCCATCTGCAATAGGTCGGTCGGCCCGTAGTAGTCGCAAACTGCCTGCACCCGGCTGGATTGATCGAGATTCGGACCGACATCGAACCCCTTCACATCGCCGCTCGTGCCCAATAGCGCGACAAGGTGGCCGCCGGCCGAGCTTCCCCAGACCGCGAAGCGATTCGCGTCCAGATTGTGTTCTTTGGCATGTGCCCGAAGCCATCGGATGGCCGCTTTGCAGTCTTCGATCTGTGCCGGAAAGATCGCGTCGCCGCTGAGGCGATAGCCGATGCTGGCAACCGCGTAGCCGCGGGCCATGTAATTGTCACGTGCGGGCGGGCACCCGTCCTTGCTGCCGGCGGCCCACCCGCCGCCGTGAACCCAGATGATCACTGGCAGCGGCGCATCGGCCTTCTCGGGGATGTAAAGGTCGAGCTTCTGCCGGGCGTGGCCGTCGGTAACGTAGGGAAGATCGCGAGACACTTTGACGCCCTCAGGCACCCGTGGCGCGGGGACCGGCGGTCGTGCCTGGGTGTTCGGCTGCTGGGCGCTGGCGGACGTCGCCACAACGATGGTCAGGGCAAGTGCTCCGAAGTTGAGAACGTACGACGCGAGAAGGAGGGATCGTGTAGTTTTCACATCCCGTATAACGTGGACTGCGGTCAAACCTTTCAGTTGCCTCTGATCGATTTTGTGAGGGCCATAGCACCGCAGTCGGACGATTCGCCATTTCATGAACAGGCAAGGCCCATAGAACGATCAACTGGTCTGACAGTTGTTTGTTACAGTCGGTCGGCCTTGGGTTATGTCGGAACGCTCTTTCGTACGTCGCTGAGAATTGACTCGGTCTTGTGGATCGCACACCAACGGTGGATGTATTCCCAATCAAGGTTCTCACCTGAAACAGTCAGTACGCTGCGGACGTCGTCAAGATCCTTGGCCCGCTTTCCTTGTCGGGACCAACGTAGCTTCGTTATCACGACGTCTTCGGCAGTCGCGACGAAAACCGGATTACCGTTGTATTTCACTTTGCGCCGTCGCAGGAACCGCTCGCGATCGTGTGGATCCTCGCTAATCAAGAACAATTCGATCTGGAAGGCTGAATCGATGTGTCGAATCTTCCAGCGATAAGTTCCGGTGACCGTTTCGAAAGACATCTGGCTATCAAGCAGATAGCCGGGTCCTAGTTGATCTGCAATGGCCCCAATTGGAACGTCTCGGAGCTCCACAACGAAATCGGCATCCTTCGTCGACCGCGGAATCCCGTAGACGTTGCTGGAGAGGGAACCGACAACCATGTACGGCACCTTTGCACGATCAAGCGCCTGAACAACCTCCCACATAAAGTCTTGGGAAGTCATCGGGAAAGCTCCAGCTTTTCACCTAATGCAATCCGCTTGCGGAGGAGTTCCAGTACCTTGGCGTCGTCGGCATTCGGGTTCATGTCTCGAATACCGGCCTTCGTCCACTCGCAGGCAAAGTCGAAGAGCTCTGGTCCGGCCAGAAATCGTTGCTCCTCCGTCATTGCCTTCGCGGACGTCACTTTGTCCAGAAAGACCTGGTCGATGAGGTGCGGGCTGGGTTCCATTTCAGTCTGTCTCCAATAGGCGATTGTAAGCGCGGTCTTCCGATCGTCCAATGCCGAGTCGCCTTGGGACAAGAACAGTGAATTTCGCGTCGTTCGTTATGCCGTGCACCGACAGTTCCCATTGGTATGATCGGGCGGTATGCGAAGCTTGTTCTTGGTACTGGGATTGGCATTGCTAGGAGTGGTTGCTGCGGCGCAGGCCGCAGATTCCCCACAAACTGGATCCTCTCCCAAGCCCAAACCGCTCATCGCGATCATCGTCGGCCCGACGAATCATCCCCCGGGCACGCACGAAGTGGCCGCCAGCGGGCGGTTGATCGCCCATTGCCTGCAGAACATGTCCAATCTGCCCGGCGTCTCGGCCGAGGTGTTCTACGAGTGGCCGAAGGACGATGTGCTCGACAAGGCGGCCGCACTCGTCTTCACCGGCGACAATTTCCCGGGCGTAACGCTCAACGACAGCAAGTCTGTCCTCGCAAAGATCGACGCAATGGCAAAGCGCGGCTGCGGCATCGTGTGCATTCACTACGCCACCGGCCTGCGAAAGCAGGACGTCCCGCCGGACGGCACACATCCCCTGCTCGCCTGGACCGGCGGGTACTTTGCCACCAAGTGCGATCACCACCAGTCGATCGCCAGGATTTATCCTGCGGCCACCATTACGCCGGGCGGCGGCGACCATCCTGTCCTACGTGGCTGGAAAGAGTTCAGTCTCCGGGACGAACCCTACATCAACAACTACTTCGGCAAGGACGGCAACAAGCCCGCGCCGAACGTGACGGCGATCGCCACATCAATGCTGCCGCCGGAGAGCCCGAAGAAGGAAACTGTCGCCTGGGCGGTGAACCGCGACGACGGCGGCCGCGGAATGGGCATCGTCATGCCCCACTTCTTTGCCAACTGGAAGAACGAGGATCTGCGCAAGTGCATCCTCAACGGCATCGTCTGGGCGGCAAAGCTGGAGGTTCCGGCCGAAGGCGTCAACACGTCGTTGCCGGACCTTGTCACCTTCAAGCCCGAGGCATTGGAGCCCAGGCCCAAGGCGACCCAGCCAGCCGCACCCAAAAAGTAGATTCTGCCGCGAACACGCCTAAAGTGCCGGTTCAATGACCTTCGTTCTCGTCGCCCTTGCCGCCTTCATCGCCGCCGCGATCAATTCCGTCGCCGGCGGCGGCACGTTCCTGACTTTCCCCACGCTGACTGACGGTCTTCGCCTGAGCGAGAAGGTCGCCAACATGACCAGCACCATCGGCTTGTGGCCGGGGTCGGCGTCCGGGATTTACGCCGCCCGCAAAGACATCCGCCGGATCCCCTATTCGATTGTAGTCAGCTATA is part of the Humisphaera borealis genome and encodes:
- a CDS encoding nucleotidyltransferase family protein, coding for MTSQDFMWEVVQALDRAKVPYMVVGSLSSNVYGIPRSTKDADFVVELRDVPIGAIADQLGPGYLLDSQMSFETVTGTYRWKIRHIDSAFQIELFLISEDPHDRERFLRRRKVKYNGNPVFVATAEDVVITKLRWSRQGKRAKDLDDVRSVLTVSGENLDWEYIHRWCAIHKTESILSDVRKSVPT
- a CDS encoding ThuA domain-containing protein, with amino-acid sequence MRSLFLVLGLALLGVVAAAQAADSPQTGSSPKPKPLIAIIVGPTNHPPGTHEVAASGRLIAHCLQNMSNLPGVSAEVFYEWPKDDVLDKAAALVFTGDNFPGVTLNDSKSVLAKIDAMAKRGCGIVCIHYATGLRKQDVPPDGTHPLLAWTGGYFATKCDHHQSIARIYPAATITPGGGDHPVLRGWKEFSLRDEPYINNYFGKDGNKPAPNVTAIATSMLPPESPKKETVAWAVNRDDGGRGMGIVMPHFFANWKNEDLRKCILNGIVWAAKLEVPAEGVNTSLPDLVTFKPEALEPRPKATQPAAPKK
- a CDS encoding alpha/beta hydrolase encodes the protein MKTTRSLLLASYVLNFGALALTIVVATSASAQQPNTQARPPVPAPRVPEGVKVSRDLPYVTDGHARQKLDLYIPEKADAPLPVIIWVHGGGWAAGSKDGCPPARDNYMARGYAVASIGYRLSGDAIFPAQIEDCKAAIRWLRAHAKEHNLDANRFAVWGSSAGGHLVALLGTSGDVKGFDVGPNLDQSSRVQAVCDYYGPTDLLQMDAHALNKGRAIHNAADSPESRLIGGAIQENKDKVAKANPITYVSKDDPPFLIVHGDQDPTVAHHQSELLYGALKSVGVRVRFHTIEGAGHGTGFGGPELETIVQDFFDRHLKGTQPATDEPLATESKSQAVARPGAIGGQPGAATRPAGRAGVSWDQIRTREDANSDGKVTKDEFKGPPPLFDRLDRNRDGRLTKEDF